A single region of the Podospora pseudopauciseta strain CBS 411.78 chromosome 1, whole genome shotgun sequence genome encodes:
- a CDS encoding hypothetical protein (COG:S; EggNog:ENOG503P4TJ) — translation MKSSAMLAACGAILAAASPILQERRLIVHSKVIIEWVTVTVTEGEQPTPAVFSVARRPAQRTTTTTIATTTSAAPPPPPPPPPAPSTSAAPEPVVVVEPAPEPEPATKAPPPVVEAPAPVVESPAPVVEAPAPVVEAPAPAVSTQAPAPAPAPAPAPAPAPAPAPVKVEASSDYQKAVLESHNVHRFNHSAGALEWGQQYADSAKVLAQRCKFEHDTSINGGGYGQNLAMWAASANVDKVDPAAAAARAISNGWYNDELELFPASEYGRANPSAQAQATFSKWGHFTQLVWKDSKQVGCFTARCPVGTLVSNMESLYTVCNYFPVGNMGGAYGKNVLPPLGQPISIAA, via the exons ATGAAGTCCTCAGCGATGCTCGCCGCCTGCGGCGCTATTCTGGCTGCTGCCAGCCCCATCCTCCAGGAGCGTCGCCTTATTGTTCACAGTAAGGTCATCATTGAATGGGTTACCGTCACTGTCACCGAAGGCGAGCAGCCCACTCCGGCTGTGTTCAGCGTGGCTCGTCGCCCCGCTCAGCGCACCACTACTACTACCATCGCGACCACCACGTCTgccgccccccccccgccacctcctccccctccggcTCCCAGCACGAGCGCTGCTCCTGAGccggtggttgttgttgagcctGCTCCGGAGCCCGAGCCTGCTACAAaggcccctcctcccgttGTGGAAGCCCCTGCCCCCGTGGTTGAGTCCCCGGCCCCCGTCGTCGAGGCTCCTGCTCCCGTCGTCGAAGCCCCCGCCCCTGCCGTGTCTACTCAAGCCCCCGCTCCGGCCCCAGCTCCGGCCCCAGCTCCGGCCCCAGCTCCGGCCCCAGCTCCAGTGAAGGTCGAGGCCTCCAGTGACTATCAGAAGGCTGTTCTTGAGAGCCACAATGTGCACCGTTTTAACCACTCCGCTGGTGCTCTCGAGTGGGGACAACAGTATGCCGACTCTGCCAAGGTTCTTGCCCAACGTTGCAAATTTGAGCACGACAC GAGCATCAACGGTGGTGGCTACGGCCAAAATCTTGCCATGTGGGCCGCATCTGCTAACGTTGACAAAGTCGacccagctgctgctgctgctcgcgCCATCTCTAATGGCTGGTACAATGACGAGCTTGAGCTTTTCCCTGCCAGCGAATATGGCCGTGCCAACCCTAGCGCCCAGGCTCAAGCCACCTTCTCCAAGTGGGGGCACTTCACCCAGCTTGTCTGGAAGGACTCCAAACAGGTTGGCTGCTTCACCGCTCGCTGCCCTGTCGGCACGCTTGTCTCCAACATGGAGTCTCTGTACACTGTCTGCAATTATTTCCCTGTTG GAAACATGGGCGGAGCTTACGGCAAGAATGTGCTGCCTCCCCTTGG